In a genomic window of Gadus macrocephalus chromosome 9, ASM3116895v1:
- the akip1 gene encoding A-kinase-interacting protein 1 produces the protein MENQTGLELSLRRVALLGSEVLERASRRRADGAASGPRLRPLATVQKHGQDPLERTHRSTPLDQAFETMGALMVQSSHQCMRVHRPDGCSELSVAERRHASRFHRTVGRAHTPGSRTEGRPPQSAAAYSDFHIEVSPGTYTITAGLPQAHQQAQRVSLHAGDGITLNFDLSPLS, from the exons ATGGAGAACCAGACCGGGCTCGAGCTGTCTCTGCGCCGTGTGGCCCTCCTCGGCTCCGAGGTTCTCGAACGGGCCTCAAGGAGACGTGCGGACGGCGCCGCCTCGGGTCCCCGACTGAGACCTCTCGCAACCGTTCAGAAACACGGGCAGGATCCTCTTGAG AGAACCCACAGGTCTACACCTCTGGACCAGGCCTTTGAGACCATGGGAGCGTTGATGGTCCAGAGCAGCCATCAGTGCATG agggTCCATCGACCGGACGGCTGCTCTGAGCTCAGTGTAGCGGAGAGAAGGCATGCCTCCAGGTTCCACCGGACTGTTGGCAGAGCCCACACACCAGGCAGCAGGACAGAGGGAAGGCCTCCTCAGAGCGCAGCAGCCTATTCA GACTTCCACATTGAGGTGTCTCCAGGGACTTACACCATCACGGCCGGCCTGCCCCAGGCCCATCAGCAGGCCCAGAGGGTCAGCCTCCACGCTGGAGATGGCATCACACTCAACTTTgacctctcacccctctcctga